A genomic window from Leptolyngbya sp. BL0902 includes:
- a CDS encoding serine/threonine-protein kinase, with protein sequence MSDPVVSSSHGHRDRSFSGEIGAFYQSQALFRERYRVLRALGQGGFGVTYLAQDMRLPGQPRCVIKQLAPRTKNNLSLERAKVRFRREAKVLANLGSHSQIPSLLDYFTIRGEFYLVQEYIQGQTIAQEVRKQGRQTEAQVKFFLQEMIPVLQFIHRNRIIHRDIKPPNIIRSEFDRRLVLIDFGAVREFLTDLEDAHAHQAPVSQFVGTPGFAPPEQLALRPCYSSDIYALGMTCLFMLTTRTPIEFDSEPKTGQVRWRHTVTISDHFATVLDKMLRPDPRDRYESIDHLVRDLALEPHLDSLTQCLSTTRSAPPPAPTEELSTTQYLTAVQRQAQAIRAWRNRRFNRATSSS encoded by the coding sequence ATGTCAGACCCCGTCGTCTCATCCTCCCATGGGCATCGTGATCGCAGCTTCAGCGGTGAAATTGGCGCGTTTTATCAGTCCCAGGCCCTATTTCGGGAGCGCTACCGCGTGTTACGCGCCCTGGGGCAGGGAGGGTTTGGCGTCACCTATCTGGCCCAGGATATGCGGCTACCGGGTCAGCCCCGCTGCGTGATTAAGCAGTTGGCCCCCCGAACCAAAAATAATCTGTCCCTAGAGCGGGCCAAGGTGCGCTTTCGGCGAGAAGCTAAGGTGTTGGCCAACTTGGGCAGCCACTCCCAAATTCCCTCCCTGCTCGACTACTTCACCATTCGGGGTGAATTTTATCTGGTGCAGGAATATATCCAGGGACAGACGATTGCCCAGGAAGTTCGCAAGCAAGGCCGCCAAACCGAGGCCCAGGTGAAGTTTTTCTTGCAGGAAATGATTCCGGTGTTGCAGTTCATCCACCGCAACCGCATCATTCACCGCGATATCAAACCCCCCAACATCATCCGCAGCGAGTTTGACCGTCGCCTGGTGTTGATTGACTTTGGGGCAGTGCGAGAGTTTTTGACGGATTTGGAAGACGCCCATGCCCACCAGGCTCCCGTCAGCCAGTTTGTGGGAACGCCGGGGTTTGCGCCGCCGGAACAACTGGCCCTGCGCCCCTGCTACAGCAGCGACATCTACGCCCTGGGCATGACCTGCCTGTTCATGCTGACAACCCGCACCCCCATCGAGTTTGACAGCGAACCAAAAACAGGCCAGGTGCGCTGGCGACACACCGTTACTATCAGCGACCACTTTGCCACCGTCTTGGACAAGATGCTGCGCCCTGATCCTCGGGATCGCTACGAGTCCATCGACCATTTGGTGCGGGATTTGGCCCTAGAACCCCACCTCGACAGCCTTACGCAATGTCTATCCACCACTCGGTCAGCTCCGCCCCCTGCCCCCACGGAGGAACTATCCACTACCCAGTACCTCACGGCGGTACAACGGCAGGCCCAGGCGATTCGGGCTTGGCGCAATCGGCGCTTTAATCGGGCCACCTCTTCCTCCTAG
- a CDS encoding universal stress protein, which yields MFQRALICTDFTDGMHRLAQFVPSLAAGGFQSLTFFHNVAIDAEREIPSSDPELLAQPKRRITDILRNVPDHVEVKVEVQMGRASDNILRLAKQCKADVIFLGSPTRTMLEEKLFGSTTMQLAEKTSVPLMILRPQLISTYTTAELELRATHLFRYLLLPYDGQEMGHTLIDKVRQQVQGNPHSVLERVRLLWVIDDNIRREFHGDHPVEQAQAECEKIQADLSSLGLVVNTTVVEGDPIQQIMLTAEQYDIGAIATCASSLGGFLKWSTPSLTRDILRRSWHPVLYFPAR from the coding sequence ATGTTTCAACGCGCTCTGATTTGTACAGATTTTACCGATGGGATGCATCGTCTGGCGCAGTTTGTGCCCAGTCTGGCAGCCGGGGGATTTCAATCCCTCACCTTTTTTCATAACGTTGCCATTGATGCGGAGCGGGAAATTCCTAGCAGTGACCCAGAACTTCTGGCCCAGCCCAAGCGGCGCATCACGGATATCCTGCGGAATGTGCCTGACCACGTTGAGGTGAAGGTGGAGGTGCAAATGGGGCGGGCCAGCGACAATATTCTCCGCCTTGCCAAGCAGTGTAAGGCCGACGTGATTTTTCTAGGATCGCCGACCCGGACGATGCTTGAGGAAAAGCTGTTTGGCAGCACCACGATGCAACTGGCGGAAAAAACCTCCGTCCCCCTGATGATTCTGCGGCCTCAGCTGATCTCCACCTACACCACCGCCGAGCTAGAGCTACGGGCGACTCACCTATTCCGCTACCTGCTGCTGCCCTACGATGGTCAAGAAATGGGCCACACCTTAATTGATAAGGTACGACAGCAGGTGCAGGGCAACCCCCACTCGGTGCTAGAGCGGGTACGGCTGCTGTGGGTGATTGATGACAATATCCGCCGCGAATTTCATGGCGATCATCCCGTTGAGCAAGCCCAGGCGGAATGCGAGAAAATTCAGGCGGATCTCTCCAGCCTGGGGCTGGTCGTCAATACCACCGTTGTGGAGGGCGACCCGATTCAACAAATTATGCTCACCGCCGAACAGTACGATATCGGAGCGATTGCCACCTGTGCCAGCAGCCTCGGAGGATTCCTGAAGTGGTCTACCCCCAGCCTCACCCGCGACATTCTACGCCGCAGTTGGCATCCCGTCCTGTATTTCCCGGCCCGCTAG
- a CDS encoding UPF0182 family protein, whose translation MTFPKSSKSAWPTYRGGRWLPWLLVAVAILVMMGSLVHLLTESWWFQSVGYGSVFGKRLRWQLGLGLGTFGLTALWLWGNYQLARVITRERSYRLSSRYSSPQQQEQFEQLLHLGGLGAIGLLALGAAWRGAAAWERVLRFLNPSDFGQADPIFNHDIGFYLFRLPLWQGLQSNLLGLVVWALLLTLAVYGMKGEIRPERGWKYFLTGEAKAHLCLLLAALAALLAVGFWLDRYSLLYSESGVIFGAGYTDVHARLQAYWLMGFVTLAIAVLFVLALWRSGFSLPIVGMGLYLAVLILVNGLYPWFQQNFVVEPNELTMERPYIEHNIAFTRQAYNLTEVVAEPFPADSPLDRAILDNNQPTVRNIRLWDDVPLLSSYKQLQEIRLYYNFSDVDIDRYTLNGDYRQVTLSARELSVAQLPPEAQNWINRQLKFTHGFGLVMSPVNRVASNGMPEFFLRNVPPDSNVDLALDQPRIYYGEDTANYIFTGTNTDEFDYPLGDTNATYRYTGQGGVPLNSLLRRLAYAYDLGNLRILISNYFNGDSRIHYHRLIRDRVQRVAPFLTYDSDPYMVVVDGRMKWVMDGYTVSDRYPYAEPLQRYSTLLALSDPSYGLLPPSTNYIRDAVKVFIDAYDGTLEFFVRDTTDPVLATYQKIFPDLFQPSEAMPASYRQHLRYPQDIFTIQAQMYRAYHMENPEVFYNREDLWRFPEHSVDGRLETMAPYYIIMKLPKLEQEEFLQILPFTPANRDNMIAWLAGGSDGENYGRLMLYEFPKQELVFGPSQIEARINQTPEISEQITLWGQQGSRVLRGNLLVIPIEQSLLYVQPIYLRAEQGALPELRRVIVSYGDQVVMRETLDQALEAIFGAARLPAIESPGGSDGSVPTPLPSDLSSLIQSALTAYQDGQTALQQGDWQRYGQAQQQLETLLQQLAEQTP comes from the coding sequence GTGACTTTTCCCAAATCTTCCAAATCTGCATGGCCCACCTATCGCGGCGGTCGCTGGCTACCCTGGTTATTGGTGGCCGTGGCAATCTTGGTGATGATGGGTAGCCTGGTTCACCTGCTGACGGAATCCTGGTGGTTTCAGTCGGTGGGCTATGGATCCGTCTTTGGCAAGCGGCTGCGGTGGCAGTTGGGGCTAGGGCTGGGCACCTTTGGGCTCACGGCCCTCTGGCTGTGGGGCAACTATCAACTGGCCAGGGTGATTACCCGCGAACGCAGTTATCGGTTGTCTAGCCGCTACAGCAGTCCTCAGCAGCAGGAACAGTTTGAACAACTGCTGCACCTGGGCGGTTTGGGGGCCATTGGGCTGCTGGCTCTGGGAGCGGCGTGGCGGGGGGCAGCGGCCTGGGAGCGGGTCTTGCGGTTCCTCAATCCCTCCGACTTTGGCCAAGCCGACCCAATTTTTAACCACGACATCGGCTTTTACCTGTTTCGCCTGCCCCTGTGGCAGGGCTTGCAGAGCAACCTGCTGGGGCTGGTGGTGTGGGCGCTGCTGCTAACCCTGGCCGTCTACGGCATGAAGGGGGAAATTCGGCCTGAGCGGGGCTGGAAGTATTTCCTCACCGGGGAGGCCAAGGCCCATTTGTGTTTGCTGTTGGCGGCGCTGGCGGCGCTGCTGGCGGTGGGCTTCTGGCTGGATCGCTACTCTCTGCTGTATTCGGAATCCGGGGTGATTTTTGGGGCAGGCTATACCGATGTCCATGCGCGGCTGCAAGCCTACTGGCTGATGGGCTTTGTCACCCTGGCCATTGCGGTGCTGTTTGTGTTGGCCCTGTGGCGCAGCGGCTTTTCCCTGCCGATTGTGGGTATGGGGCTATACCTGGCGGTGCTGATTCTGGTGAATGGGCTGTACCCCTGGTTTCAGCAAAACTTTGTGGTGGAGCCCAACGAACTCACCATGGAGCGGCCCTACATCGAGCACAATATCGCCTTCACCCGCCAAGCCTACAACCTGACGGAGGTGGTTGCGGAGCCCTTTCCCGCCGATAGTCCCCTGGATCGGGCCATTTTGGACAACAACCAGCCCACGGTTCGCAACATTCGCCTGTGGGACGATGTGCCGCTGCTGAGTTCCTACAAGCAGCTTCAGGAAATTCGGCTCTATTACAACTTCAGCGATGTCGATATCGACCGCTACACCCTCAACGGCGACTATCGCCAGGTAACGCTCTCCGCCCGCGAGCTATCGGTGGCGCAGTTGCCGCCGGAGGCCCAGAACTGGATTAACCGCCAGCTCAAGTTCACCCACGGCTTTGGCCTGGTGATGAGCCCCGTCAACCGGGTGGCCAGCAACGGGATGCCGGAATTTTTCCTGCGGAATGTGCCGCCGGACTCCAATGTGGATTTGGCCCTGGATCAGCCCCGCATTTACTACGGGGAGGACACCGCCAACTACATTTTCACGGGCACCAACACCGACGAATTTGACTACCCCCTGGGTGACACCAACGCCACCTACCGCTATACCGGACAGGGGGGCGTGCCGCTGAATTCCCTCCTGCGCCGCCTTGCCTACGCCTACGACCTGGGCAACCTGCGAATCCTGATTTCCAACTACTTCAATGGCGATTCCCGCATCCACTACCACCGCCTGATCCGCGACCGGGTGCAGCGGGTGGCCCCCTTTCTCACCTACGACAGCGACCCCTACATGGTGGTGGTGGATGGCCGGATGAAGTGGGTAATGGATGGCTACACCGTCAGCGACCGCTACCCCTACGCCGAACCCCTGCAACGCTACAGTACCCTCCTGGCCCTCTCTGACCCCAGCTATGGCCTGCTGCCGCCCAGCACCAACTATATTCGGGACGCGGTGAAGGTGTTCATCGACGCCTACGACGGCACCCTAGAATTTTTTGTCCGCGACACCACCGACCCCGTTCTCGCCACCTACCAAAAGATTTTCCCCGACCTGTTTCAGCCCAGCGAGGCCATGCCCGCCAGCTATCGGCAACACCTGCGCTATCCCCAAGACATCTTCACCATCCAGGCCCAAATGTACCGGGCCTACCACATGGAAAACCCCGAAGTCTTCTACAACCGCGAAGACCTCTGGCGCTTCCCCGAACATTCTGTGGATGGCCGATTGGAAACCATGGCCCCCTACTACATCATCATGAAACTGCCCAAGCTGGAGCAGGAGGAATTTCTGCAAATTCTGCCCTTCACCCCCGCCAACCGCGACAACATGATTGCCTGGTTAGCGGGCGGTTCCGATGGCGAGAATTATGGTCGGCTGATGCTTTATGAATTCCCCAAGCAGGAACTCGTCTTTGGCCCCAGCCAGATCGAAGCCCGCATTAACCAAACCCCGGAAATCTCCGAACAAATCACCCTCTGGGGCCAGCAGGGGTCGCGGGTGCTGCGAGGTAATTTGCTGGTGATTCCCATCGAACAATCCCTGCTCTACGTCCAGCCCATTTATCTACGGGCGGAACAGGGGGCGCTGCCAGAACTGCGGCGGGTAATTGTGTCCTACGGCGATCAGGTGGTGATGCGCGAAACCCTCGACCAAGCCCTAGAGGCCATCTTTGGCGCGGCCCGTCTTCCCGCCATCGAGAGCCCCGGCGGCTCTGACGGCAGCGTTCCCACTCCCCTACCCAGCGATCTGAGCAGCCTGATTCAATCGGCCCTCACCGCCTACCAAGACGGCCAAACCGCCCTTCAGCAAGGCGACTGGCAGCGCTATGGTCAAGCCCAGCAGCAGCTCGAAACCCTGCTGCAACAACTGGCGGAACAGACGCCCTAG
- a CDS encoding NblA/ycf18 family protein, with translation MNEPMQLSLEQQFNLRSFETQVNQMSREQAQQFLVKLYEQMMMRETMYKQFLKHEWGIGPNPQM, from the coding sequence ATGAACGAACCGATGCAACTTTCCCTAGAGCAGCAGTTTAACCTCAGATCCTTCGAGACCCAGGTAAACCAGATGAGCCGTGAACAGGCCCAACAATTTCTGGTCAAGCTCTACGAGCAAATGATGATGCGCGAAACCATGTACAAGCAGTTTCTGAAGCACGAATGGGGCATTGGCCCAAATCCCCAAATGTAG